From the genome of Pseudomonas helvetica:
CGAGGCGGTCGTCTGGCGGCTCATCAGCCTGCTTCCCGCAGAGCCAGCATGACCCGACCGTTCTCCACCCGCGCCGGATGGTGATGGGCGCAACCGACATCAGGCGCCAGGGCCTGACCGGACTCCAGGTCGATCTGCCAGTTGTGCAACGGGCAGGCGACGCGTTTACCGTAGATCAGTCCTTGGGACAGCGGTCCACCCTTGTGTGGGCAGCGGTCGTCGAGAGCGAAAACCTCGTCGTCACTGGTGCGAAAAATCGCGATGTCACCTTTGGGGCCGCTGACGATGCGCGAGCCCAAGGCGTTGATTTCTTCGAGTGCGCAGATATCCAGCCAGTTCATGCCGGCACCTCCAGGTTTTTCACGGGGATCACATCGAACTCCTTCTTCAGCAATGGCTGCTCAAGGCGTTCTTTCCATGGGTCCTGCTCGAACGACAGGGAGAATTGCAGCCGGTCGTTGAGCGCTTTGCGGCGCTCCGGGTCTTCCAGCACGGCTTTCTTGATGTGCTCCATGCCGACCCGTTGCAGGTAGTGCACGGTGCGCTCGAGGTAGAAGGCTTCTTCGCGATACAGCTGCAGGAACGCGCCGTTGTACTCGCGCACCTCTTCGGCGGTTTTCAGTTTGACGAAGAATTCCGCGACCTCGGTTTTGATCCCGCCGTTGCCGCCGATGTACATCTCCCAGCCAGAGTCGACGCCGATGATGCCGACGTCCTTGATCCCGGCTTCCGAGCAGTTGCGTGGGCAACCAGAGACCGCCAGCTTGACCTTGTGCGGCGACCACATGTTGAACAGGTCATGCTCCAGTTCGATGCCCAGTTGCGTGGAGTTTTGCGTGCCGAAGCGGCAGAACTCGCTGCCGACGCAGGTTTTCACCGTGCGGATCGATTTGCCGTAGGCATGGCCGGACGGCATGTCGAGGTCCTTCCAGACGCCAGGCAGATCCTGCTTCTTGATCCCCAGCAAGTCGATGCGCTGGCCGCCCGTGACCTTGACCATGGGCACGTTGTACTTGTCGGCCACATCGGCAATACGCCGCAGCTCCGAAGGATTGGTCACACCGCCCCACATCCGTGGGACTACAGAGTACGTGCCGTCTTTCTGGATGTTGGCGTGGGCCCGTTCGTTGATCAGCCGTGATTGCGGATCGTCCTTGGCCTCGCCTGGCCATGTGGAAATCAGGTAGTAATTGAGCGCCGGGCGGCAGGTGGCGCAGCCATTCGGGGTGCGCCAGTTCAGGTAGCTCATGGTCCCGGCGATGGTCAGCAGATGCTCTTCGCGGATCGCCTGGCGGATCTGTCCGTGGTTGAGGTCGCTGCAACCGCAGATGGCTTTTTCACTTTTCGGTTTGACGTCCGCCGCGCCGCCGACGGTGTTGATCAGGATCTGTTCCACCAATCCGGCGCAGGAGCCGCAGGAGCTGGCCGCTTTGGTGTGTTTCTTGACCTCATCGACGCTGAACAGCCCGTGTTCCTGAATCGCCTTGACGATGGTGCCCTTGCAGACGCCATTGCAACCGCAGACTTCGGCGTTATCAGCCATGCTCATGGCTTTGTCCTGGCCTTGATGGCCTACATCCCCCAGAGCGTTTTCGCCGAACATCAGGTGATCGCGGATCTCGCCGATGGCGTGGTTCTCGCGAATCTGCCGGAAATACCAGCCGCCATCCGCGGTGTCGCCGTACAGACAGGCACCGACCAGCACGTCATCCTTGATCACCAGTTTTTTATAGACCCCGCCGATCGGGTCGGAGAGGGTGATGGTTTCGGTGCCTTCGCCGCCCATGAAGTCGCCAGCGGAGAACAGATCGATGCCGGTGACTTTCAATTTGGTCGAGGTCACCGAGCCCGAATAGCGGGCAAACCCCAGTTGCGCCAAGTGGTTGGCGCAGACCTTGGCCTGCTCGAACAGTGGCGCTACCAGGCCGTAGGCGATGCCGCGGTGACTGGCGCATTCGCCGATCGCATAGATGCGCGGGTCATAGGTTTGCAGGGTGTCGTTGACCAGAATCCCGCGGTTGCACGGGATGCCGGATTTTTCCGCGAGTTCGGTATTGGGGCGAATGCCGGCAGCCATCACCACCAGGTCAGCGGGAATGATGTCGCCGTTCTTGAACTGCACCGAGCCGACCCGGCCATTGCCGGCGTCGTGCAGGGCCTGGGTCTGTTCGCACAGGCGAAAGTGCAAGCCGCGTCCTTCCAGGGCGGTTTGCAGCAACTGGCCGCTGGTTTTGTCCAGTTGCCGCTCCAGCAACCACTCGCCGAGGTGCACCACGGTCACGTGCATGCCGCGCAGCATCAGCCCATTGGCCGCTTCAAGGCCGAGCAGGCCGCCGCCGATGACTACCGCGTGCTTGTGGGTCTTGGCGGTGTCGATCATGACCTGGGTGTCGGCGATGTCGCGGTAACCGATGACGCCTTCCAGGGTATTGCCCGG
Proteins encoded in this window:
- the nirB gene encoding nitrite reductase large subunit NirB is translated as MKKLKLVMIGNGMAGVRTLEELLKLSSELYDITVFGAEPHTNYNRILLSPVLAGEQTFEEIVLNDLDWYLENNIKLLLNRKVVEIDRVKRRVIAEDGSEAEYDRLLIATGSTPFILPIPGNTLEGVIGYRDIADTQVMIDTAKTHKHAVVIGGGLLGLEAANGLMLRGMHVTVVHLGEWLLERQLDKTSGQLLQTALEGRGLHFRLCEQTQALHDAGNGRVGSVQFKNGDIIPADLVVMAAGIRPNTELAEKSGIPCNRGILVNDTLQTYDPRIYAIGECASHRGIAYGLVAPLFEQAKVCANHLAQLGFARYSGSVTSTKLKVTGIDLFSAGDFMGGEGTETITLSDPIGGVYKKLVIKDDVLVGACLYGDTADGGWYFRQIRENHAIGEIRDHLMFGENALGDVGHQGQDKAMSMADNAEVCGCNGVCKGTIVKAIQEHGLFSVDEVKKHTKAASSCGSCAGLVEQILINTVGGAADVKPKSEKAICGCSDLNHGQIRQAIREEHLLTIAGTMSYLNWRTPNGCATCRPALNYYLISTWPGEAKDDPQSRLINERAHANIQKDGTYSVVPRMWGGVTNPSELRRIADVADKYNVPMVKVTGGQRIDLLGIKKQDLPGVWKDLDMPSGHAYGKSIRTVKTCVGSEFCRFGTQNSTQLGIELEHDLFNMWSPHKVKLAVSGCPRNCSEAGIKDVGIIGVDSGWEMYIGGNGGIKTEVAEFFVKLKTAEEVREYNGAFLQLYREEAFYLERTVHYLQRVGMEHIKKAVLEDPERRKALNDRLQFSLSFEQDPWKERLEQPLLKKEFDVIPVKNLEVPA
- the nirD gene encoding nitrite reductase small subunit NirD — its product is MNWLDICALEEINALGSRIVSGPKGDIAIFRTSDDEVFALDDRCPHKGGPLSQGLIYGKRVACPLHNWQIDLESGQALAPDVGCAHHHPARVENGRVMLALREAG